From one Triticum urartu cultivar G1812 chromosome 3, Tu2.1, whole genome shotgun sequence genomic stretch:
- the LOC125544208 gene encoding 50S ribosomal protein L31-like, which produces MALSLSTSFLPTPGAAAVARTANRTLRSLVPSQGMRCSMRKKGLHPEIFEDAKVYCNGELVLVTGGTKPEYSVDVWSGNHPYYVGDSSALVVMDSQIEKFRKKWGHVKEYWTKEQWLEMHPDGDPEFEPEDDETRK; this is translated from the exons ATGGCGCTCTCCCTCTCCACCTCCTTCCTCCCGACCCCaggcgccgccgccgtcgcgaGAACCGCAAACCGCACCCTCCGCTCCCTCGTCCCCTCCCAG GGGATGAGGTGCTCGATGCGGAAGAAGGGGCTGCACCCGGAGATCTTCGAGGACGCCAAGGTGTACTGCAACGGTGAGCTGGTGCTGGTGACGGGGGGCACGAAGCCGGAGTACTCGGTGGACGTCTGGTCGGGGAACCACCCCTACTACGTCGGCGACTCCTCGGCGCTGGTCGTCATGGACAGCCAGATCGAGAAGTTCCGCAAGAAGTGGGGGCACGTCAAGGAGTACTGGACCAAGGAGCAGTGGCTGGAGATGCACCCTGACGGCGACCCGGAGTTTGAGCCGGAGGACGACGAGACCCGCAAATGA